A single window of Flagellimonas maritima DNA harbors:
- a CDS encoding NAD(P)/FAD-dependent oxidoreductase, with protein MDFSYWEQKTWFSNVDFTIIGSGIVGLNCALNLRDKYPTSKILVLEKGMLPNGASTKNAGFACFGSISEILSDLKTHTEQEVVGLVQKRWDGILLLRQTLGDKAIGFEKNGGHELFLTMDFERYEECLDKIQELNTLLKPIFGQSPFVKNNNLFQFEKIKEHYITHQFEGQLDTGKMMSALIRKCQEKEITILNGIEIESLEDSENFTTLKTNFFEFKSKKTFVATNGFSSKLLKTKRIKPARAQVLITKPIENLKIKGTFHFDEGYYYFRNIDNRILLGGGRNLDFKTETTASFGETSIVQNKLETFLKEVIIPNQNFEIDQRWSGIMGVGPQKTPIVEQLSNNVYCGIRLGGMGIALGSLVGKELAELVE; from the coding sequence ATGGATTTTAGCTATTGGGAGCAAAAAACATGGTTTTCCAACGTTGACTTTACAATCATTGGAAGCGGGATTGTTGGTCTCAATTGTGCATTGAACCTTAGAGATAAATATCCTACAAGTAAGATTTTAGTGCTGGAAAAGGGAATGTTGCCAAACGGTGCCAGCACCAAAAATGCTGGTTTCGCTTGCTTTGGAAGTATTTCCGAAATTTTATCGGACTTAAAAACCCATACAGAGCAAGAAGTTGTTGGTTTAGTTCAAAAACGGTGGGATGGCATTCTACTTTTAAGACAAACCTTGGGAGACAAGGCTATAGGGTTTGAAAAGAATGGAGGCCATGAACTTTTTCTGACCATGGATTTTGAACGATATGAGGAGTGCTTGGATAAAATCCAAGAGCTAAACACCTTGCTCAAGCCAATATTTGGACAAAGCCCCTTTGTGAAGAATAACAATCTTTTTCAGTTTGAAAAGATTAAAGAGCACTATATCACGCATCAATTTGAAGGGCAATTGGATACAGGAAAAATGATGTCGGCATTGATACGAAAATGTCAAGAAAAAGAAATAACTATATTGAACGGGATAGAAATTGAAAGCCTAGAAGATTCCGAAAATTTCACCACTTTAAAGACTAATTTTTTTGAATTTAAATCCAAAAAGACGTTTGTTGCAACCAATGGTTTTTCTTCAAAGCTTTTAAAAACCAAAAGAATTAAGCCCGCCAGAGCACAGGTTTTAATTACAAAACCTATTGAAAATCTCAAAATTAAAGGAACTTTTCACTTTGATGAAGGGTATTATTATTTCAGGAATATTGATAATAGAATTCTTTTAGGTGGTGGCCGCAATCTCGATTTTAAGACTGAGACAACCGCTTCTTTTGGAGAAACATCCATTGTTCAAAATAAACTTGAAACATTTCTTAAAGAAGTAATCATACCAAACCAGAATTTTGAAATAGACCAAAGATGGAGCGGAATAATGGGAGTTGGACCACAAAAGACCCCAATCGTTGAACAATTATCCAACAACGTTTATTGCGGCATCCGTCTGGGAGGAATGGGCATTGCTTTGGGTAGCCTTGTTGGCAAAGAACTCGCGGAGCTAGTGGAGTAA
- the accC gene encoding acetyl-CoA carboxylase biotin carboxylase subunit has product MFKKILIANRGEIALRIIRTCKEMGIKTVAVYSKADEESLHVRFADEAVCIGPAPSHESYLKIPNIIAAAEITNADAIHPGYGFLSENSKFSKICAEHEIKFIGASGDQIDKMGDKATAKETMKKAGVPTIPGSEGLLKDVADAKKIAKKMGYPVMIKATAGGGGKGMRAIWSEDQIESNFESAVQEATAAFGNGGMYMEKLIEEPRHIEIQVVGDQYGKACHLSERDCSVQRRHQKLTEETPSPFMTDKLRDAMGKAAVKAAEFIQYEGAGTVEFLVDKHRNFYFMEMNTRIQVEHPITEQVVDYDLIREQILVAGGVPISGKNYFPKLHSIECRINAEDPYNHFRPSPGVITTLHTPGGHGIRLDTHVYSGYRIPPNYDSMIAKLITTAQTREEAINKMRRALDEFVIEGIKTTIPFHRQLMDNPDYLAGNYTTAFMDDFEIDTKYQD; this is encoded by the coding sequence ATGTTCAAAAAAATATTGATTGCAAATAGGGGAGAGATAGCACTTCGTATCATACGGACCTGTAAAGAGATGGGCATAAAAACAGTTGCCGTTTATTCTAAAGCTGATGAAGAAAGCCTACACGTTAGATTTGCGGACGAAGCTGTTTGTATAGGACCTGCACCAAGCCATGAGTCCTATTTAAAAATACCAAATATCATAGCCGCGGCAGAAATAACCAATGCCGATGCCATTCACCCAGGTTACGGATTTCTTTCGGAAAACTCCAAATTTTCGAAAATTTGCGCAGAACACGAAATTAAATTTATAGGGGCCTCTGGAGATCAAATCGATAAAATGGGTGACAAGGCAACGGCCAAGGAAACCATGAAAAAAGCAGGTGTACCAACCATTCCTGGATCAGAAGGATTGTTGAAGGATGTTGCCGACGCAAAAAAAATAGCCAAGAAAATGGGCTATCCCGTAATGATAAAAGCTACTGCTGGTGGAGGGGGAAAAGGAATGCGTGCCATATGGTCCGAAGATCAAATAGAAAGTAATTTTGAAAGTGCAGTTCAAGAAGCCACAGCAGCTTTTGGCAATGGTGGTATGTACATGGAAAAACTTATCGAAGAGCCCAGACATATTGAAATTCAAGTAGTTGGAGACCAATATGGAAAGGCCTGTCACCTTTCGGAAAGGGACTGCTCAGTGCAGCGTAGGCACCAGAAACTTACGGAAGAGACACCATCCCCGTTTATGACGGATAAACTCCGTGATGCTATGGGAAAAGCCGCGGTTAAAGCTGCCGAGTTTATACAATATGAAGGGGCCGGTACCGTGGAATTTTTAGTGGACAAACACAGGAATTTCTACTTCATGGAGATGAATACTAGAATTCAGGTAGAACATCCAATTACCGAACAGGTTGTGGATTATGATTTGATACGTGAGCAGATATTGGTCGCAGGAGGCGTACCCATTTCAGGAAAGAACTATTTCCCCAAGTTGCATTCCATCGAATGCCGAATCAATGCGGAAGATCCGTATAACCACTTTAGACCGTCTCCAGGAGTGATCACGACGTTGCATACTCCTGGCGGACATGGGATTCGCTTGGATACACACGTATACAGTGGCTACAGAATCCCTCCAAATTATGATTCCATGATTGCAAAACTGATAACTACGGCCCAAACAAGGGAAGAGGCGATAAATAAAATGCGTAGGGCACTTGATGAATTTGTGATAGAGGGAATTAAAACGACCATACCGTTCCATCGGCAATTAATGGACAATCCTGATTATCTGGCAGGAAATTACACAACTGCCTTTATGGATGATTTTGAGATAGACACCAAATATCAAGATTGA
- the accB gene encoding acetyl-CoA carboxylase biotin carboxyl carrier protein produces MDIKEIQSLIKFVAKSGASEVKLEMEDIKITIRTGSEPTATETTVLQQIPVAQAPLAPAMPNTAASEPNAPTAESSSNENEDSKYITIKSPIIGTFYRKPSPDKPVFVEVGSTINPGDVLCVIEAMKLFNDIESEVAGKIVKVLVDDSSPVEFDQPLFLVDPS; encoded by the coding sequence ATGGATATTAAAGAAATTCAAAGTTTAATCAAGTTCGTGGCCAAGTCGGGCGCCAGTGAGGTGAAGTTGGAAATGGAAGACATTAAGATAACCATCCGTACCGGAAGCGAACCTACTGCAACAGAAACTACTGTTTTACAACAAATCCCCGTAGCACAGGCACCATTAGCACCAGCAATGCCCAACACTGCCGCTAGTGAGCCAAATGCACCTACCGCAGAATCTTCTTCGAATGAAAATGAAGATTCAAAATATATTACCATCAAATCTCCCATCATAGGAACTTTTTACAGAAAACCGTCACCGGACAAACCTGTATTTGTTGAGGTGGGCAGCACAATCAATCCCGGGGATGTACTTTGCGTGATTGAGGCCATGAAATTGTTCAATGATATCGAATCGGAGGTTGCTGGTAAAATTGTCAAGGTATTGGTAGACGATTCCTCTCCTGTAGAGTTTGACCAACCACTCTTTTTGGTAGATCCTTCATAA
- a CDS encoding FtsX-like permease family protein yields MFKNYLKIAWRNLTKNKGYTIINVGGLALGMAVTLIIGLWINDELSHNNYFKNKHKIAQVFQSQTFNNNTGTGPAIPLPLEPTLREKYNDNFELLVMSSWTNQQYLEYKETNIARFGNFMQVDAPELLELKIIKGEKDGLREVNAIMLSASTASALFGSENPIGKVIKVNSEHDMMISAVYEDMPYNSSFNELQFIMPWKHYVATNEWIENSLDNWGNNSFQLFAKIADNTTMERVTNTIIDVKKNSNEDTAEFNPQIFLLPMDDWHLRNNFENGKQVGGRIKYVWLFGIIGVFVLLLACINFMNLSTARSEKRAKEVGIRKSIGSQRGQLINQFLSESFLVVAFAFVISVLIVLLSLNGFNELARKEIEFPWGNPMFWIISILFILLTALLAGSYPALYLSSFKPVDVLKGTFKAGKYSGLPRKILVVLQFTVSVAFIIGTVIVMQQINHAKNRPIGYDKEGLIQVPTFSEDFTGKYQLMREQFIASGAVVEMSSSSSPTTRIWSNRSGFDWEGKPEGFQEDLAWTEVSPEYAKSLNLKIVQGRDFNRDMATDSLGVLINETAVKYMGFENPIGQLIRDSDEENPDPPLKIIGVVEDMIAQSPYEPVKQGMYVFDRENESSYYNMRLNPDQSANQNIAIIERVFKDNFPAIPFQYDFIDEEYSEKFAAEQRIGTLSGIFTALAILISCLGLFGLTSFVAEQRTKEIGVRKVLGASVFNVWNMLSKDFLKLVIISCFIAVPIAYYVMNGWLQEYPYRVILKWWIFALAMLGAMAVTVLTVSFQAIKAAKSNPIKSLRTE; encoded by the coding sequence ATGTTTAAAAACTATTTAAAAATAGCGTGGAGAAATCTAACAAAAAATAAAGGTTACACTATTATCAATGTTGGTGGTCTGGCCTTGGGTATGGCAGTTACACTCATAATTGGTCTCTGGATTAACGATGAACTTAGCCATAACAACTATTTTAAAAACAAGCATAAGATCGCTCAAGTCTTCCAATCGCAGACCTTCAATAACAATACAGGTACCGGGCCCGCTATTCCACTCCCATTAGAACCGACCTTAAGAGAAAAATACAACGATAACTTTGAGCTATTGGTAATGTCCTCTTGGACCAACCAGCAATATTTGGAATACAAAGAAACCAATATTGCACGCTTTGGCAATTTCATGCAAGTTGATGCGCCAGAATTGTTGGAACTCAAAATTATAAAGGGAGAAAAAGATGGGCTTAGAGAAGTCAATGCCATTATGCTCAGTGCATCTACGGCAAGTGCGCTTTTTGGTTCAGAAAATCCCATTGGAAAAGTTATTAAGGTGAACAGCGAGCATGATATGATGATTTCCGCTGTCTATGAAGATATGCCCTACAATAGCTCCTTTAACGAATTACAGTTCATAATGCCATGGAAACACTACGTTGCAACAAACGAGTGGATTGAAAACTCGTTGGATAATTGGGGCAACAACTCTTTTCAGCTTTTTGCAAAAATTGCGGACAATACTACAATGGAAAGGGTAACTAATACCATCATAGATGTAAAGAAAAATTCAAATGAGGATACTGCAGAATTTAATCCACAGATTTTCTTATTGCCCATGGATGACTGGCATCTCCGCAACAATTTTGAGAATGGCAAACAGGTGGGCGGGCGAATAAAATACGTTTGGCTTTTTGGAATTATTGGAGTTTTTGTATTGCTCTTGGCCTGTATCAATTTTATGAACCTCAGTACCGCTAGGTCCGAAAAACGTGCTAAGGAAGTTGGTATTAGAAAATCAATTGGGTCGCAAAGAGGACAATTGATCAACCAGTTTTTAAGTGAATCATTTTTGGTAGTGGCTTTTGCATTTGTTATCTCGGTTTTGATTGTATTACTTTCCTTAAATGGATTTAATGAACTGGCAAGAAAAGAAATTGAATTTCCATGGGGAAATCCTATGTTTTGGATAATATCTATTTTATTTATTTTGCTTACTGCCTTATTGGCCGGTAGTTACCCTGCGCTTTATCTTTCTTCGTTCAAGCCTGTCGATGTTTTGAAAGGAACTTTTAAAGCAGGCAAATATTCCGGGTTGCCAAGAAAAATCTTGGTCGTGCTTCAATTTACGGTTTCTGTGGCATTTATTATTGGAACAGTTATCGTAATGCAGCAAATCAATCATGCAAAAAACAGACCGATCGGTTATGATAAAGAAGGCTTGATTCAAGTACCGACATTCAGCGAGGATTTTACGGGTAAATATCAATTGATGCGCGAGCAGTTTATAGCTTCCGGTGCAGTAGTGGAAATGTCATCTTCTAGCAGTCCCACAACAAGAATATGGTCTAACAGAAGTGGTTTTGACTGGGAAGGAAAACCGGAAGGCTTTCAAGAAGATTTGGCTTGGACCGAAGTATCTCCCGAATACGCTAAATCCTTGAATTTAAAAATTGTACAAGGAAGAGATTTTAATAGGGATATGGCAACCGATTCCCTCGGCGTCCTTATCAATGAGACCGCCGTTAAATATATGGGCTTTGAAAATCCTATTGGACAACTTATTCGGGATAGTGATGAAGAAAACCCCGACCCGCCACTCAAAATAATTGGAGTGGTCGAGGATATGATTGCCCAATCACCCTATGAACCTGTAAAACAGGGCATGTATGTATTTGATAGGGAAAATGAATCGAGCTATTACAATATGCGTCTAAATCCCGATCAAAGCGCAAACCAAAACATTGCCATAATTGAACGTGTATTTAAGGATAACTTTCCCGCAATTCCATTTCAATATGATTTTATCGATGAAGAATACAGTGAAAAATTCGCTGCGGAACAGCGGATTGGAACATTATCAGGAATTTTTACGGCACTAGCCATTTTAATTAGTTGTCTTGGACTGTTCGGTCTTACTTCTTTTGTGGCAGAACAGCGCACCAAAGAAATTGGGGTAAGAAAAGTATTGGGAGCTTCGGTATTCAATGTATGGAACATGTTATCCAAAGACTTTTTAAAGTTGGTCATAATTTCTTGCTTTATCGCTGTGCCCATTGCGTATTATGTGATGAATGGTTGGTTACAAGAATACCCGTACAGGGTCATCCTAAAATGGTGGATTTTCGCATTGGCCATGTTGGGTGCTATGGCAGTAACAGTTTTAACGGTAAGCTTTCAAGCTATAAAAGCCGCTAAATCCAATCCAATAAAAAGTTTACGGACAGAATAA
- a CDS encoding ABC transporter ATP-binding protein produces MLLQLNNVFKWVNSGGQRIFLLKDINLKIEEGEFISIMGPSGSGKSTLLNVIGMLDGFDEGEYHFLEDSVHTLKEKDRAKLYKEYIGFVFQSYHLLDELTVKENLEMPLLYKKIKGSERKAMVADMLDRFNIVGKKDLFPAQLSGGQQQLVGVARALISSPKLILADEPTGNLNSKQGEEIMDLFKQLNNEGVTIIQVTHSEINAKYGSRIINLLDGRMI; encoded by the coding sequence ATGCTTTTACAATTGAACAATGTTTTTAAGTGGGTAAACTCCGGTGGCCAACGTATATTTTTATTGAAAGATATCAATCTCAAAATCGAAGAAGGAGAATTCATATCCATTATGGGGCCCTCCGGTTCCGGAAAATCCACATTATTGAACGTCATCGGAATGTTGGATGGCTTTGACGAAGGAGAATATCATTTTTTGGAAGATTCTGTACATACATTAAAAGAAAAAGACCGTGCCAAACTTTATAAGGAGTATATAGGGTTCGTTTTTCAGTCGTACCATCTATTGGATGAATTAACGGTCAAAGAAAATTTAGAGATGCCTTTATTATACAAAAAAATTAAAGGCTCCGAGCGTAAAGCCATGGTTGCCGATATGTTGGACCGATTTAATATTGTGGGTAAAAAAGACCTTTTCCCAGCCCAGTTAAGTGGAGGGCAGCAGCAGTTGGTAGGGGTTGCACGCGCATTGATTTCAAGTCCGAAATTAATTCTGGCCGATGAGCCTACAGGTAACCTGAATTCCAAACAAGGAGAAGAGATCATGGATTTGTTCAAACAGCTCAATAATGAAGGTGTTACCATTATCCAGGTCACACATTCAGAAATTAATGCGAAATATGGTTCGCGTATCATCAACTTGTTGGACGGAAGAATGATTTAG
- a CDS encoding ABC transporter permease, giving the protein MFKNYIKIAWRNLTKHKQQTVINLLGLTIGTISCLSILLYIFSQLGYDEHHEDAASIYRVETIIERDGKESFDTAAASPPIAFALKEDFPEVQEATRVVLTDVFYSNLISAADSEDAYYEPRVYMADSTFFKIFTYKFIEGNKETALKEPNTLVLSSYLANKLFGNQKALGKAVLWGSGEDAQTLTVKGVFDESYAKSHLDPNYIVSMSTPGMGTFVQNFESFATNNFVYSYVKIAKNSSGQNLQDKLQDFIHERGAKDLSNAGMTNKQLLLKNVRDINLHSKGRKNQIHEVSNIKYLYFLLTLAIFIQLVACINFINLSTARAGKRAKEIGVRKVVGAGKNSLMRQFLGESLLLSLFSVLISIPVTILLLPLLNELTQASLGYQDVFNWKIITLLLGIGILTGLVAGIYPAIVLSSIKPIRALKNMTLLQSGSGTFRKALVVFQFIVSISLVAAVIIITQQFRFAQSKDLGFKKDNLLALRIGTDAASSKFESLKSAFLNIPGVLHVSSGNYAPSEVVLSDNGLYLPGGNRENNTIVKRNGVSDGYFETMNIPFVKGRDFTPADTIDQIIVNQATLRAFNIEEENALSSRLVQSFGDETSEMRIIGVVKDYHFASLKQKIAPLFLYKEESPNWLFLKTQSDNYEVLLAGLEKQWKATVQNVPFDYVFVDKEVEKLYNEEKRLGQISVVFTILAILISCLGLFGLVSYVAEQKRKEIGIRKVLGASINSVVQLLTKDFIKLVGIAFLIASPIAYYFMQDWLEDFTYRIEIKWWVFVLAGGFAVIITFLTVGFQSLKSAVANPVKSLRTE; this is encoded by the coding sequence ATGTTTAAAAACTATATTAAAATCGCTTGGAGAAATCTTACAAAACATAAACAGCAAACGGTCATAAATCTATTGGGACTTACCATTGGAACAATCAGTTGTCTTTCCATCCTGTTATATATCTTTTCACAATTGGGATATGATGAGCACCATGAGGATGCAGCATCCATCTATAGGGTCGAGACTATTATAGAAAGAGACGGAAAGGAGAGTTTTGACACTGCTGCTGCATCACCACCTATAGCTTTTGCCCTAAAAGAGGATTTTCCAGAAGTTCAAGAAGCTACACGTGTTGTATTAACCGATGTTTTCTACAGTAATTTAATAAGTGCAGCGGATAGCGAAGATGCTTATTATGAACCTAGGGTTTATATGGCCGATTCTACTTTTTTCAAAATTTTTACTTATAAATTCATAGAAGGAAATAAAGAAACCGCCCTAAAAGAACCAAACACATTAGTACTCTCTTCATACTTAGCGAATAAATTGTTCGGTAATCAGAAAGCTTTGGGCAAAGCTGTTCTATGGGGAAGTGGTGAGGATGCTCAAACGTTAACAGTTAAAGGGGTTTTTGATGAATCGTATGCGAAATCCCACTTAGACCCAAATTATATCGTAAGCATGAGTACCCCGGGAATGGGAACCTTTGTCCAAAACTTTGAAAGTTTTGCGACAAATAACTTTGTTTATAGCTATGTGAAAATCGCTAAAAATAGTAGTGGCCAAAATTTACAGGACAAACTGCAAGATTTTATTCATGAAAGGGGAGCAAAAGACCTCTCCAATGCAGGAATGACCAATAAACAATTATTGCTAAAGAACGTTCGTGACATCAACTTGCATTCCAAGGGGCGAAAAAATCAGATTCATGAGGTCTCCAACATTAAATACCTCTATTTTTTATTGACCTTGGCAATTTTCATTCAACTGGTAGCATGCATCAACTTTATTAATTTAAGTACTGCCAGAGCAGGAAAAAGAGCTAAGGAGATAGGGGTTCGCAAAGTTGTGGGTGCCGGTAAAAATAGTTTAATGCGACAATTCTTGGGGGAATCATTACTTCTATCCCTTTTTTCCGTGCTGATAAGCATTCCGGTCACAATTTTATTGCTTCCCTTATTAAATGAGCTTACACAAGCAAGCTTGGGGTATCAAGATGTATTCAACTGGAAAATTATTACCCTATTATTAGGAATAGGAATATTAACTGGATTGGTTGCTGGAATATATCCTGCAATTGTGCTTTCTTCTATTAAACCTATAAGGGCTTTAAAAAATATGACCCTATTACAATCAGGTAGCGGAACATTTAGAAAAGCGCTGGTCGTGTTCCAGTTTATTGTTTCCATAAGTCTAGTTGCGGCCGTTATCATCATTACCCAACAGTTTAGGTTTGCCCAAAGCAAGGATTTGGGTTTTAAGAAAGATAACCTACTTGCATTACGGATTGGTACGGATGCGGCATCCAGTAAGTTTGAGTCCTTAAAATCCGCTTTCCTGAACATTCCTGGAGTGTTGCATGTATCCAGCGGAAATTATGCCCCTTCAGAAGTGGTTTTGTCCGATAATGGATTATATCTACCAGGAGGAAATCGTGAAAACAATACCATTGTAAAACGCAATGGGGTCAGCGATGGCTATTTTGAAACCATGAACATACCATTTGTAAAAGGAAGGGATTTTACACCAGCTGACACTATAGATCAAATTATAGTAAACCAAGCCACATTGAGGGCCTTTAATATTGAGGAAGAAAATGCCTTGAGCTCAAGACTTGTACAAAGTTTTGGTGATGAAACTTCTGAAATGCGGATTATCGGTGTGGTCAAAGACTATCATTTTGCATCTTTGAAGCAGAAAATCGCACCACTTTTTCTATACAAGGAAGAGTCGCCAAATTGGTTGTTTCTAAAAACCCAAAGCGACAATTATGAAGTTTTGTTGGCAGGTTTGGAAAAGCAATGGAAAGCTACCGTACAAAATGTTCCTTTTGATTATGTGTTTGTAGACAAAGAAGTAGAAAAGCTTTATAACGAAGAAAAGCGCTTGGGCCAAATCTCTGTAGTCTTTACCATACTGGCCATATTGATCAGCTGCTTAGGTCTTTTTGGCCTTGTATCCTATGTAGCCGAACAAAAAAGAAAAGAAATCGGTATTAGGAAAGTACTTGGGGCCAGCATCAATTCAGTAGTACAATTACTGACCAAAGACTTTATAAAATTGGTAGGCATCGCCTTTTTAATTGCTTCTCCCATTGCTTATTATTTTATGCAAGATTGGCTGGAAGATTTTACTTACCGTATCGAGATTAAATGGTGGGTATTTGTACTCGCTGGAGGATTTGCAGTTATAATAACATTTCTAACGGTCGGTTTCCAATCATTGAAATCGGCCGTAGCCAATCCCGTAAAAAGTTTACGGACCGAGTAA
- a CDS encoding FtsX-like permease family protein, which produces MYKNYLKIAWRNLAKDKVFTLLNVVGLSIAFAVVILLAMAAFFELSYDSFHENGNRLYQTYWTEQVPKGTEAGTSQPAPFTNALRTEVPGVEKITRFLEQEALTTYGEKEINLDAVWVDSDFFEMFTFPVLRGNKNNPLEEKSLVVVTESTANKLFGSSEAIGRTIHILIDGKEEPFTVASVVGNHDTRNSLEFEIAIPFENHVGYAENKEAWSARYHQVYLLLQNGVSPKQFEQSTHTFMNSHYKESIENLKRDGAVANEDGLFRQLKLLPFKDVHFTSFKKGYADVIRIVPYLILGVAFLILFIACVNFINMSIAKSSQRLREIGMRKTLGAKKKHLFFQFWSESLFVFLVSVAIGVLISMLLVDTFKTMFQTNISLNMLTSPLVILGSLAFVFFITLLVGGYPALLLSRLGTIQSLKGKLETSGSNRVRNVLMIFQFSIAILLISGTFVLWGQVEFMRNKNLGFDKEHVLSFPLDGKKNPYEAVQLLRGELSGNPDILKVTASDNNLGRGKDGSQSTSIWGFDYKGRGVSTHALAVDYDYFETLGLEFVQGRSFDKNYSGDTQSVVINESMAKEMGESDPLTGYFPMSDSLRYSVIGVVKDYNFQDISKSIKPLTFFLNKDSSLSYAFVKVAPVNMANTFEAVEKAWKKIEPNAEFLGSFLDENIDNTFHKEKTMANMITSGSIIAIALSCIGLFAMSFLIVSQRTKEIGVRKVLGASISSIAVLLTKEFLILVLISFLIASPIAWWFLRQFLDIYAYKIDLGIWFFVAAGFLAMAIAILTVGSRTIKAAMQNPVKCLRTE; this is translated from the coding sequence ATGTATAAGAACTATTTAAAAATCGCTTGGAGAAACTTAGCGAAAGATAAGGTCTTCACACTATTGAACGTTGTCGGACTTTCTATCGCTTTTGCTGTGGTAATTTTACTGGCTATGGCCGCTTTCTTTGAACTTTCATACGACAGCTTTCATGAGAATGGAAATCGACTTTATCAAACATATTGGACGGAGCAAGTCCCAAAAGGAACTGAAGCGGGAACGAGTCAGCCAGCACCCTTTACCAATGCTTTAAGAACAGAAGTTCCAGGGGTGGAAAAGATTACACGTTTTCTTGAACAAGAAGCTTTGACCACTTATGGTGAAAAGGAAATAAATCTTGATGCGGTATGGGTCGACAGCGATTTCTTCGAGATGTTTACCTTTCCTGTTTTAAGGGGCAATAAGAACAATCCATTGGAAGAGAAGTCCTTAGTGGTCGTTACTGAGAGTACTGCGAATAAACTTTTCGGTAGTTCCGAAGCAATAGGTCGAACAATTCATATTCTAATCGATGGAAAAGAAGAACCTTTTACCGTAGCATCCGTAGTAGGAAATCACGACACTCGGAACAGTTTGGAGTTTGAAATTGCTATTCCGTTTGAGAACCATGTGGGCTATGCCGAAAATAAAGAAGCTTGGAGCGCCCGTTACCATCAAGTTTATCTACTACTTCAAAACGGGGTATCGCCAAAACAGTTTGAGCAAAGTACCCACACTTTCATGAACTCACATTATAAGGAGTCCATAGAAAATCTAAAGCGCGATGGTGCTGTAGCCAATGAGGATGGATTATTCAGGCAATTAAAATTATTACCTTTTAAGGACGTTCACTTTACAAGTTTTAAAAAAGGCTACGCTGACGTTATTAGAATTGTTCCCTATCTTATCTTAGGGGTGGCCTTTCTCATTTTGTTCATTGCTTGTGTAAACTTCATCAATATGAGTATTGCAAAAAGTTCGCAACGCCTCAGGGAAATTGGTATGCGAAAGACTTTGGGAGCAAAGAAAAAACACTTGTTCTTTCAGTTTTGGAGCGAAAGTCTATTCGTTTTCTTAGTCTCGGTGGCTATTGGTGTTCTTATTAGTATGTTATTGGTCGATACTTTTAAGACGATGTTCCAAACAAATATTTCATTAAATATGTTGACATCGCCTTTGGTTATTTTAGGAAGTTTGGCATTTGTGTTTTTTATAACATTATTAGTAGGTGGGTATCCTGCGCTCTTATTAAGTAGATTGGGTACCATTCAATCCCTAAAAGGGAAATTGGAAACTTCGGGCAGTAATCGTGTTCGGAACGTATTGATGATCTTTCAGTTCAGTATTGCCATTCTACTTATTAGCGGAACGTTCGTATTATGGGGACAAGTAGAATTTATGCGGAACAAAAATCTGGGATTTGATAAAGAACACGTACTTTCTTTTCCATTGGATGGTAAAAAAAATCCATATGAAGCCGTTCAGTTGTTACGGGGCGAACTTTCGGGCAATCCGGATATTTTGAAAGTCACCGCTTCTGACAATAATTTGGGCAGGGGAAAAGACGGAAGCCAGTCCACCAGCATTTGGGGTTTTGATTATAAAGGTAGGGGGGTCAGCACCCATGCTTTGGCGGTTGATTATGATTATTTTGAAACCTTAGGGTTGGAATTCGTACAAGGTCGCAGCTTTGATAAAAACTATTCAGGTGATACACAAAGTGTAGTGATTAATGAAAGTATGGCAAAAGAAATGGGGGAATCCGACCCGTTAACAGGTTATTTCCCCATGAGCGATAGCCTTCGCTATTCGGTTATCGGTGTTGTAAAAGATTATAATTTTCAGGACATTTCAAAATCGATCAAACCCTTGACTTTTTTCTTGAATAAAGATTCAAGCCTGTCTTATGCTTTTGTGAAAGTGGCACCAGTAAATATGGCAAATACATTTGAAGCCGTTGAGAAGGCATGGAAAAAAATAGAGCCGAATGCTGAGTTTCTAGGCTCATTTTTAGACGAAAATATCGATAATACCTTCCACAAGGAAAAAACTATGGCAAACATGATAACCAGTGGTTCAATTATCGCAATAGCCCTAAGCTGTATCGGACTTTTTGCAATGTCATTTTTAATAGTATCCCAACGTACTAAAGAAATCGGCGTACGCAAAGTATTGGGGGCGAGCATCTCTTCAATCGCCGTACTGTTAACCAAAGAGTTTTTGATATTAGTGTTGATTTCATTTTTAATTGCTTCACCGATTGCTTGGTGGTTTTTGCGACAATTCCTTGATATTTATGCATACAAGATAGATTTAGGTATATGGTTCTTTGTTGCGGCAGGGTTTTTGGCAATGGCCATAGCAATTCTGACAGTGGGATCAAGAACGATAAAGGCGGCTATGCAGAACCCTGTAAAGTGTTTACGGACAGAATAA